The following are encoded in a window of Telmatobacter sp. DSM 110680 genomic DNA:
- a CDS encoding GntG family PLP-dependent aldolase encodes MSELIDLRSDTVTRPTPEMRAAMAAAEVGDDVYGEDPTVNLLEKRAAEAFGREAALFVPTGTMGNQIAIRLLTQPGQEVICESRSHILDWEMATTAVFSGCLVRAVPTERGWLKWADIEPVIYKRGAFRAATGLIEIENTANLTGGKCTPLAVMEEIWTHAKERKLPVHLDGARIFNASTALGVDVKTLTRGFDTIMFCLSKGLCAPVGSMLVGSAELMDQARIYRKALGGGMRQVGILAAAGLIALEQMPKRLHEDHANARLLAEALSQFDCVDIDIESVETNIVIFKLTGSVNAADLTARLKRRGVLMSTVGPNAIRMVTHHDVSREDCLRAIEALSSEVEVTA; translated from the coding sequence GATTGATCTGCGATCGGATACGGTGACACGGCCCACACCGGAGATGCGGGCAGCGATGGCGGCGGCTGAAGTGGGTGACGACGTGTATGGCGAAGATCCCACCGTCAACCTTCTTGAAAAGCGGGCTGCCGAAGCATTCGGTCGTGAAGCGGCGTTGTTTGTCCCGACCGGCACGATGGGGAATCAGATTGCGATTCGACTGCTGACGCAGCCTGGACAGGAAGTGATTTGCGAATCGCGCTCCCACATTCTGGATTGGGAGATGGCGACCACCGCAGTTTTTTCCGGATGCCTGGTAAGAGCCGTTCCTACGGAGCGGGGCTGGCTTAAGTGGGCGGATATCGAACCGGTGATCTACAAGCGCGGTGCATTTCGCGCAGCCACCGGGCTGATTGAGATCGAAAACACAGCTAATCTGACGGGCGGCAAATGCACGCCGCTGGCAGTGATGGAAGAGATCTGGACACACGCGAAAGAACGCAAATTGCCGGTGCACCTCGATGGCGCGCGCATCTTCAACGCATCGACAGCGCTTGGCGTGGATGTTAAGACACTGACGCGCGGGTTCGATACGATCATGTTCTGCTTGTCGAAGGGCCTGTGTGCGCCAGTGGGATCGATGCTGGTGGGGTCAGCTGAACTGATGGACCAGGCAAGAATCTATCGCAAGGCGCTCGGTGGGGGGATGCGGCAGGTAGGCATCCTGGCTGCGGCTGGTCTTATCGCTTTGGAGCAGATGCCGAAGCGGCTGCATGAGGATCACGCGAATGCCCGGCTTTTAGCGGAAGCCTTATCGCAGTTTGACTGCGTTGATATCGATATCGAATCGGTGGAGACGAACATCGTGATTTTCAAGCTTACGGGAAGCGTGAACGCGGCAGACTTGACGGCGCGGCTTAAGCGCCGTGGCGTATTGATGAGTACCGTCGGGCCGAATGCGATCAGGATGGTGACGCATCATGATGTGAGCCGAGAGGATTGTCTGCGAGCTATTGAAGCTTTGAGTTCCGAGGTTGAAGTTACGGCATAG